The Apium graveolens cultivar Ventura chromosome 11, ASM990537v1, whole genome shotgun sequence genome has a window encoding:
- the LOC141698602 gene encoding F-box protein VBF-like, translating into MASKLSFSMLPEDCISNIISFTSPADACKAVSSTFTLAAKSDLVWDKFLPSDYLDIVHRSVIPLDSSSRRKLFFRLSHSTIIDGGTKSFSLDKLSGKKSYIISARELSIFGSNDPTCWTWKPNHESRFLEVAELKTTFDLKLHGSINTEILSQNTKYGAYIIIKLLNGAYGLDAIPSELSIKVGDHEVTSTAYLRNNFDSKRIQMLHLLYSNRLEMLKKKVVLGEERAPQERKDGWLEIELGEFYSGDRNEEVKLSLVEAKGHQLKGGLVVEGIEVRPKH; encoded by the exons ATGGCTAGTAAGTTGAGCTTTAGCATGTTGCCTGAAGACTGTATTTCCAACATTATCTCTTTCACCTCTCCTGCAGATGCGTGCAAAGCAGTCTCCTCCACCTTTACATTAGCTGCGAAATCTGATCTTGTTTGGGATAAATTCTTGCCATCTGATTATCTGGACATTGTTCACAGATCAGTCATTCCTTTAGACTCCTCCTCCAGAAGAAAGTTGTTTTTTAGGCTTTCTCATAGCACCATCATAGATGGTGGCACAAAG AGTTTTTCCCTGGACAAACTATCTGGGAAAAAGTCTTACATAATCTCAGCACGCGAACTCTCCATTTTTGGCAGCAATGACCCAACGTGTTGGACCTGGAAACCGAACCATGAATCAAG GTTCTTGGAGGTGGCCGAGCTTAAGACAACATTTGATCTAAAACTTCATGGCAGTATAAACACTGAAATATTATCTCAGAATACCAAATACGGTGCCTATATTATCATAAAATTACTTAATGGTGCATATGGTCTTGATGCAATACCATCAGAGCTGTCTATCAAAGTTGGTGATCATGAAGTTACAAGCACAGCCTATCTTAGAAACAATTTTGATAGCAAGAGAATACAAATGCTGCACCTCCTATATTCGAACCGACTGGAAATGCTGAAAAAGAAGGTGGTTCTTGGAGAAGAACGTGCTCCCCAAGAGCGAAAAGATGGATGGTTGGAGATCGAATTGGGAGAATTTTACAGTGGTGATAGAAATGAGGAAGTGAAACTGAGTCTGGTGGAGGCCAAGGGGCATCAACTTAAAGGAGGACTGGTGGTCGAAGGCATTGAAGTTAGACCTAAACATTAA